From a region of the Halolamina sp. CBA1230 genome:
- a CDS encoding isoprenylcysteine carboxylmethyltransferase family protein — protein MASRSDRAFLTTMIADAVLIVGYVVSVFVPDRRLWPIGDSKWRWWFNWSALSVVFTGFPVLAYRDWDSFRVTSVSLRIVGTLLSVFGMAFSLSALFELGWMESSGREGDLRTDGIYEYTRNPQSVGFVTFIVGAMLAVNSQKLAVHGSLTALIYILFPFAEEPWLREHYGDEYEQYCEQTPRFLNIESVRGLVGKLPG, from the coding sequence ATGGCGTCCCGATCAGATCGTGCCTTTCTCACCACGATGATCGCCGATGCTGTCCTGATTGTTGGATACGTTGTCAGTGTGTTTGTCCCCGATCGACGTCTCTGGCCGATCGGTGACAGTAAATGGCGTTGGTGGTTCAACTGGTCGGCACTCTCGGTAGTCTTCACCGGATTTCCCGTGCTGGCCTACCGTGACTGGGACTCGTTCCGAGTTACGAGTGTATCCCTTCGAATTGTCGGCACACTCCTCTCTGTGTTCGGCATGGCGTTTTCGCTCTCAGCACTCTTCGAACTCGGGTGGATGGAAAGTAGTGGACGGGAGGGTGATCTTCGAACCGATGGAATCTACGAATATACCCGGAATCCACAGAGCGTCGGGTTTGTCACCTTCATCGTTGGAGCGATGCTTGCAGTAAATTCGCAGAAACTGGCGGTACATGGGTCACTGACCGCACTCATCTACATCCTCTTCCCATTCGCTGAAGAGCCATGGCTCCGTGAACACTACGGCGACGAATACGAGCAGTATTGCGAGCAAACGCCGCGGTTTCTCAATATAGAGTCGGTAAGGGGCCTCGTAGGGAAGTTGCCAGGCTAA